Proteins encoded within one genomic window of Microbacterium sp. zg-B185:
- a CDS encoding aconitase X catalytic domain-containing protein, with product MRLTDEERVMRDGAEGEAVAAAMDLLIRYGEALGAERLVDTRNVAGTMTQPSPAKAKLEREGGWARAYAVINLDCDRDIEIPRMKVPTCQLQHGFAEDAAGLTAYPTTSIELQGSAENYFSERGVNILATCTPYQVGNLPVRGEHVAWMESSAVVYANSVLGARTNCEGSASTGAAGLTGKIPYWGNHVPENRLATHVVRADVGIDNFQEWGMFGYFVGETVEEARPAVIGSLAQPDLADLKHFGAATATSGGVELFHMPGVTPEAPTLEAAFGGLHIPEPVAYGPRERQWVYDTLNAQGTSTDVDFVLLGCPHASLDQVARIAHLLEGRRLHADTELWVMTPRALRTMADRNGYTRIITQAGGHVLTDSCPAMSKAAPPGTRVFATDSAKQAHYLPAILGIEAWFGTLDECIDAAVTGRWRGGLRP from the coding sequence GTGAGACTCACTGACGAGGAACGCGTGATGCGCGACGGCGCCGAGGGCGAAGCGGTCGCCGCGGCGATGGATCTGCTCATCCGCTACGGCGAGGCCCTCGGGGCGGAGCGGCTCGTGGACACGCGCAACGTCGCGGGCACGATGACCCAGCCTTCGCCGGCCAAGGCGAAGCTGGAGCGGGAGGGCGGCTGGGCGCGCGCCTACGCCGTCATCAATCTGGACTGCGATCGGGACATCGAGATCCCGCGCATGAAGGTGCCGACGTGTCAGCTGCAGCACGGCTTCGCCGAGGACGCCGCGGGTCTCACCGCGTATCCGACGACCTCGATCGAGCTGCAGGGCAGCGCGGAGAACTACTTCAGCGAGCGAGGCGTCAACATCCTCGCGACGTGCACTCCCTACCAGGTCGGAAACCTGCCGGTCCGCGGCGAGCACGTGGCGTGGATGGAGTCCTCCGCGGTTGTCTACGCCAACTCGGTGCTCGGCGCCCGCACGAACTGCGAAGGCTCGGCCTCGACCGGCGCCGCCGGGCTGACCGGCAAGATCCCGTACTGGGGCAACCACGTTCCCGAGAACCGCCTCGCCACGCACGTCGTGCGGGCCGACGTCGGCATCGACAACTTCCAGGAGTGGGGGATGTTCGGGTACTTCGTCGGCGAGACCGTCGAAGAAGCGCGGCCCGCGGTGATCGGATCGCTGGCGCAGCCGGACCTCGCCGACCTGAAGCACTTCGGTGCTGCGACGGCCACGTCCGGCGGTGTCGAGCTCTTCCACATGCCCGGCGTCACCCCTGAGGCCCCGACGCTCGAGGCGGCGTTCGGTGGCCTGCACATCCCGGAGCCGGTCGCGTACGGACCGCGCGAGCGGCAGTGGGTGTACGACACCCTCAACGCGCAGGGCACGAGCACCGACGTCGATTTCGTCCTCCTCGGCTGCCCGCACGCGTCGCTGGACCAGGTCGCCCGAATCGCCCACCTGCTGGAGGGTCGACGCCTGCACGCGGACACCGAGCTGTGGGTGATGACCCCGCGCGCGCTGCGGACGATGGCGGACCGAAACGGCTACACCCGGATCATCACCCAGGCAGGTGGGCACGTCCTCACCGACTCGTGCCCCGCGATGTCCAAGGCGGCCCCTCCGGGAACCCGCGTGTTCGCCACCGATTCGGCCAAGCAGGCGCACTACCTGCCCGCGATCCTCGGTATCGAAGCCTGGTTCGGAACGCTCGACGAATGCATCGACGCGGCCGTCACCGGCCGCTGGCGCGGGGGGCTGCGCCCGTGA
- a CDS encoding DUF126 domain-containing protein: protein MIELRGRGIVPGVVEAEALVTRDAISGFGGIDVATGTVIEPRHELFGVCFTGKVLVFPGAKGSSGWSGFFQSTRLMGTAPAAMVFRVITTKAVLGAIVTRVPTVVEAMPDPLETIRTGDRVRVDGDTGLITILDRGRQQAGFTE from the coding sequence GTGATCGAACTACGTGGACGCGGTATCGTCCCGGGCGTCGTCGAGGCCGAAGCCCTGGTCACCCGCGACGCGATCTCGGGCTTCGGCGGCATCGATGTCGCCACCGGCACGGTGATCGAGCCACGTCACGAGCTGTTCGGGGTCTGCTTCACCGGTAAGGTGCTGGTCTTCCCCGGCGCGAAGGGTTCATCCGGCTGGTCGGGGTTTTTCCAGAGCACGCGACTGATGGGCACGGCACCTGCGGCGATGGTGTTCCGCGTGATCACGACGAAGGCGGTGCTCGGTGCTATCGTCACGCGGGTGCCGACCGTCGTGGAGGCGATGCCGGACCCCCTCGAGACCATTCGAACCGGCGATCGCGTGCGCGTGGACGGCGACACCGGGCTCATCACGATCCTCGACCGAGGCAGGCAGCAGGCGGGTTTCACTGAGTGA
- a CDS encoding ABC transporter substrate-binding protein, with product MITAVTHRTTRSPKRRIAKIVAATLAAGALALSGCASSAPEPGGTEAAPEAKLTKMVVVTFLPLESFTFTPEMFAYAGGYFEKHGLDVQLQPVQGTAAAIQTLLGGATPITRASTVDVFPAMEKGQPIVAIGTMAYKSNLRVASAKENAIESAADMEGQVMGMGSIGGTSEKMLNLALDDADVPRDSVTRQAVPVTGATFELVKQKQLAGYIVSLDTSIALAEQNPDAVISSADLGDAPDLQTWITTPANLEDPDKVKDIQAFLSAIREATQFVIDDAENDFENVLQILRDSGDFAFAALDDDDVARQALEVYTSQTWIDAEGDRALLENDFDGWVAAYETYAKSGLLEGGKDPLEWITDDYLPTD from the coding sequence ATGATCACAGCAGTGACACACCGCACCACACGATCCCCGAAGCGGCGGATCGCGAAGATCGTCGCGGCCACCCTTGCCGCCGGAGCGCTCGCGCTCTCCGGATGTGCGAGTTCCGCCCCTGAGCCCGGTGGCACCGAAGCGGCTCCCGAGGCCAAGCTCACCAAGATGGTGGTCGTCACCTTCCTTCCCCTGGAGTCCTTCACCTTCACACCGGAGATGTTCGCCTACGCCGGCGGCTACTTCGAGAAGCACGGACTGGATGTCCAGCTGCAGCCCGTGCAGGGCACCGCCGCGGCGATCCAGACTCTGCTGGGCGGCGCGACTCCGATCACGCGGGCCAGCACGGTCGACGTCTTCCCCGCCATGGAGAAGGGCCAGCCCATCGTCGCCATCGGCACGATGGCATACAAGTCGAACCTGCGGGTCGCATCCGCGAAGGAGAACGCGATCGAGTCGGCCGCCGACATGGAGGGCCAGGTCATGGGCATGGGCTCGATCGGTGGAACGAGCGAGAAGATGCTGAACCTCGCCCTCGACGACGCCGATGTCCCCCGCGACTCGGTGACGCGTCAGGCGGTCCCGGTGACCGGAGCGACCTTCGAGCTGGTCAAGCAGAAGCAACTGGCCGGCTACATCGTGAGCCTGGACACCTCCATCGCCCTCGCGGAGCAGAACCCCGACGCGGTCATCAGCTCCGCCGATCTGGGCGACGCGCCCGACCTGCAGACCTGGATCACGACCCCGGCGAACCTGGAGGACCCGGACAAGGTCAAGGACATTCAGGCGTTCCTCTCCGCGATCCGCGAGGCGACCCAGTTCGTCATCGACGACGCCGAGAACGACTTCGAGAACGTCCTTCAGATTCTCCGCGACAGCGGCGACTTCGCCTTCGCCGCGCTGGATGACGACGATGTGGCACGCCAGGCGCTCGAGGTGTACACCAGCCAGACGTGGATCGATGCCGAGGGCGACCGCGCGCTGCTGGAGAACGACTTCGACGGATGGGTTGCAGCGTACGAGACGTACGCGAAGTCCGGTCTCCTCGAAGGCGGCAAGGACCCGCTGGAGTGGATCACCGACGACTACCTGCCCACCGACTGA